The Gimesia sp. genomic sequence GGTGCCGCGATCCGTTCCTGGTAGAGCATGTCCTGCAGGTCGGTTTCAAACGTTTTCGAATCCCCATTCTGCAGATAATAGCCGTTGGAAAACACGAGGCCATGATCATCGGGCAGCAGAATACAGGCATCCTTGATCGAATCCAGCCGCCGGGCCTGCTGCAGCTTTTCATTGTAAATGAAATAACGGAATTTCGATTCTTTGTAAGGACGAATCTTGAGCAGAATCAGTGAGCCGATCAATGCATAGAAAATCTCGGCATCATCGAGCGTCTGATCCGGGTCATCCACGGGTTCCGCGTAGATACCCTCACCGGTATCGGTGTTGTTCTCGATCTTGATGGTCAGGTCGCCGCCAATGGTCTCCACAAACAGACGGTCATCAATCGAGATATGAGGATGCACGCCCGAATAATGCAGATCGCGGTGTGTCCGCACCCACTCGAATTCCTGCTGGGGTGGATACTGCACTTCGTGATCGCTGCGGTTATCCACGTAGACCAGTTGATCTTCCTGGAAGGCCCATTTAAATGTTTTAAAATCGCGGGCTCCCTGCCCCACCTTGAACAGCATGTATAAAAAAGGTCCTTTGACAAAAAACTTGGCAAAGGTCGCATTCTTATAGTAGCGGTAGATGTCCTTGAAATCTTTTTCGAACGCTGGGTCCTGAATCAGATCCAGGGGGAGGTTGTGATAAGTTCCGTCTTTGAATTCGTAGACTGAAAACACATCACTCAGCTGGATTTCTGTTTTCAGCCCGAAACGCACATTGTAGCCAAACAGAAACCGGTTCCCGACCGCCAGCATATCACGGGGCACGCAGTTGTGCTCGGTCGTAATCCGATCGCTGCCCAGCAAGCGGGTTTCAATCGAACCAAAGACTTCCTTGCGACGTTCATTCAGTTGCGACAGGCGGGACTGCAGTTCCTTACCACGACTCTGCAGACGGTTCTGAATGATTTCATACGTACTGCTCTCCAGCGCAATGGCGTCCGCATTGTCGGCTGCAGTCTCGGATGTATGATTTTCTGAATCCGCCATTTGTTCGTGAATCCCGTGGCTCACTGTTTCAGTTGATTGAGTGAAGCATCCGTCTGAGGTAACTGTCTGCTCTCACGGCCGGTTCAACCGGGCACAGGAGAGCAGACCAGACCTCTTATCCGTCCAGCTAGAGCATGACTCGCAGCTCTATTTTACGATTGCACCTTGGCTTTCATAAAGGAGGACACTTTCTGGTCGGAGATTCCGAGATTTTTGACGGTTGCCAGCAGGCGGTTCAGGGTCGAACGGTCTTCATCGCTCTCGGCCTGAACGAGCAGCTGTGAGATCAAAGCGGCAATCGACAGGTTCTTGGCATCTTCGAAGGACATGCCAAACCGGGAGATAAAGGTCTGGAGCTGGTCTTCAAAGTAGTCCGGATTTCCGTTGAAGAACGTGTTCTTGATATCCGTCAGGGTTTCGCTGTTGTGCACGAAACGATCGATGGATTTACCACTCTTGATCGAATCCACAATCTTATCGAAGAAGGTGGTTTCGCCACCCACGATGTCGATCCGGGCCGATTTGAGTGCCTCGCCGACAATACCGGCCTGAGCCTCGGCGATCTCCTGCTGAGCCGAAATCGCTGCCAGTTCGATATCTTTTTCCTTGTTGATTTTGATCTTGAATTCTTCGTGATCGCGGCCGACTTCGTCGAAGAGCTTCATCGCATTGGCTTTCTCTTCGATACCATTGGCTTCTGAGCTGAACTTCAGCTTCATCACGTTCGCTTCCGCGGTTCCGGTCTTTTCGGTCGCTTCGGCTTTGGCCATCATCACGTTGGCTTCGGCCTGACCGGTCTTCTCGGTGGCGGTTGCCTTGGCAATCATGACCTGGGCATCGGCCAGACCTTCTGCGGCACCGTCGGCCGTTTTGGCTTCCGCCATGACTTTGATCGCATCCGATTTCTTTTCGGTTGCCGTCTTTTCGGCTTCGGCTTCGATGACCATTTTTTCGGCCAGCAGTTCGGCAGATGACTTCTGTGCTTCGGCCGCTTTGACTTCCTTGACCAGGTTTTCCTGAGCTTCCATTTCCGCTTTGGTCACGGTGACCTGTTTCAAACGGTCTGCAGTCGCGAATTCGTGCGTATCCTTGATGCGTTCTTCTTCTTCGACCACGGCTCGTTCGACAATCACCCGCTCGCGGATCACTTCCTGAATGTTCCGTTTTTCTACTTCAATCGCTTTATCTTTCTCGATATCAGCAATGCCGACAACCCGTTCACGTTCCGTGACTTCCAGCAAGCGATCTTTTTCAACCCGTTCGGTCTCAACCGCGTCGGTCCGTTCTTTATTCTTCTGAGCCACAATGATCTGGCGAAGTTTGTTTTCTTCAGCGATCGACAGTTCTTCGTCGGTGCGAATCCGCGCGGATTCCGCTTTCAGACGCTCTTGATGTTCTACCTGTCGAGCTTCGGCTTCTTCACGAGCCGTCAACGATGCGATTTCCCGCTTCTGTTTCTCAACCGCTTCGACCCGCTGACGTTCCAGTTCCAGAATCGTTTCCTGGGCTTCCACGTCCTGCTTCTTGATCGTCTTTTCTTTTTCCCGCGTAATATTGTTCGACAGCACGTGTTCCCGGGCGGTGAGGTCGGTAATCTTCTTGATCCCTTCCGCATCCAGAATGTTGGTCGGGCTCAACTTCTCAAGCGGTGTCTGTTCCAGGAAGTCGATCGCACAGTCATCCAGAATGTACCCGTTCAGATCGGTGCCGATGATTTTGAGGATTTCTTCCTTGAACTTGTCCCGCTCGTTGTAGAGCTCAACAAAGTCAAAATGCTTACCGACCGTCTTCAAAGCTTCTGAGAACTTGGCATCAAACAGTTCAATCAGGGCATCCCGGCTGGAAGCACGTTTACAACCCAGTGATTGCGCCACGTTGCGAATGTCATTCGAAGTATTGTTGACTCTCACGAAGAAAGCCACTTCGATATCAGCCCGGATATTATCCCGACAAATCAGCCCCGCTTCCCCTTTGCGGGCAATTTCGATCCGCTTGACCGAGAGGTCCATCTGGTCGGCACGGTGCAGGATCGGAATGACAAAGATCCCTTCCCCGTTGGCAACTTTAAGGTTCCCGACCCCGGTTCGTACCAGAGCCTCTTCCGGTCCAACCTTGCGATAGAAACGGGAAAGTGCCATCGCAAAACCAGCCAGCACGACCCCGATCACGACAATTGCGGTGACAATGGACCCACTGAATAAATCGACCCCCAACAGTTGAGCTGTGGGTAACTGAAGTACCGATATGGACATGTTCTTAGGACTCCTGGTTAATTTTAACGACGTAAAAGGCCTGTGTTTCCTGGTTATAATCCGTCAGACGCACCAGATCTCCCTTCTGGATTGTTTCGTCTTCCGAACGAATATGCAGCTTGAGAGGGGCTCCTTCCGTCTCCAGTTCGGCCTGGCCGAACTTCTCTGTGACCGAACTGCTGGTCACACGACATGATTTGCCTAACAATGTTTCGATTTGATTGGGGGGAGTAAACTGAAAATATCCCTTGAATGGCTGCGTAATCAACTTTGTAACCACCAGACTGATCCCCAGATTTCTCAGGAACAGCGGGAGATAGTCCATCGCAGATTGAATCTCGACCCCGGCATCGAAGTTGATGGAGAGCATCCACATACTGAGCGAGAAAATACTCATCCAGACCATGACGGGCACTTCACCGAGATTCAGGAACTTCAAACCGATGAAGCCAAAATCCAGTATGGACGGGCCATGACCGCCGACTTCAAAGTCCAGATCAAAATCCAGCAGATCAAAGTCCAACACCCCGATAATCACAAACAGCCAATACAGCACGCAGATGGCGACCAGTACCGTTGCCGGCAGGGTGGGCCAGTTCAGAGCTGCGTGCAGTAATTCAGTCACGGCGGGCTTTCAGCTTTAAAGGATATAAAATCAGCTCACACCTCCCGGACAGCAGGGAAGTGCGAAATCCTCACGTACCTCGCTGGAAAGAGAATCCAACGAGTATGGTTCTTTCAGTATGAACCATAAATCAGATTTGGCAGACTAAAGAACGTAAAAATCAGTCCAGGGATCACGAAAACCGGGCAATCCGGCAGATTTTTTCCCGATAGAGGAATCGCGCCTAAAAAGGGAGTTGTTCAGCACACACCCCCTGTAGGGAAATCAGAATCAAAAACGGGGAAATCTTCTGTGAAGAAATAAAAACGACTCAAGTAATGACTCCTCGCCTCCGAAGTGCACCGCGCATGAAAAAACCACCTGTTGCAACGATTCTGTGCAACAGGTGGTTCAACAGGATTATGCTGATTGCCAGCAGGGAGCAGGCTTAGCCTTCCATCTGCTGTAATTCGATTGGCGGAGCACCCATGATGTGGTAACCCGAATCGACATGGTGATTCTCACCGGAAACACCACTCGAGAGATCGCTCAACAGGTACATGCCTGCTTTGCCGACGTCATCCGGGGTAATGTTCTTCCGCAGGGGTGACATGGTGGAGTAGAGCTTCATCATCACATCGAACTCACCCACGGCTGAGGAGCTGAGTGTTTTCAGCGGACCAGCGCTCAGGCTGTTCACGCGAATGCCTTCAGGGCCCAGTTCATTCGC encodes the following:
- a CDS encoding flotillin family protein, encoding MSISVLQLPTAQLLGVDLFSGSIVTAIVVIGVVLAGFAMALSRFYRKVGPEEALVRTGVGNLKVANGEGIFVIPILHRADQMDLSVKRIEIARKGEAGLICRDNIRADIEVAFFVRVNNTSNDIRNVAQSLGCKRASSRDALIELFDAKFSEALKTVGKHFDFVELYNERDKFKEEILKIIGTDLNGYILDDCAIDFLEQTPLEKLSPTNILDAEGIKKITDLTAREHVLSNNITREKEKTIKKQDVEAQETILELERQRVEAVEKQKREIASLTAREEAEARQVEHQERLKAESARIRTDEELSIAEENKLRQIIVAQKNKERTDAVETERVEKDRLLEVTERERVVGIADIEKDKAIEVEKRNIQEVIRERVIVERAVVEEEERIKDTHEFATADRLKQVTVTKAEMEAQENLVKEVKAAEAQKSSAELLAEKMVIEAEAEKTATEKKSDAIKVMAEAKTADGAAEGLADAQVMIAKATATEKTGQAEANVMMAKAEATEKTGTAEANVMKLKFSSEANGIEEKANAMKLFDEVGRDHEEFKIKINKEKDIELAAISAQQEIAEAQAGIVGEALKSARIDIVGGETTFFDKIVDSIKSGKSIDRFVHNSETLTDIKNTFFNGNPDYFEDQLQTFISRFGMSFEDAKNLSIAALISQLLVQAESDEDRSTLNRLLATVKNLGISDQKVSSFMKAKVQS